The Candidatus Woesearchaeota archaeon genome has a window encoding:
- a CDS encoding rhomboid family intramembrane serine protease, producing MNVKRQQEVIKTRSPTLVLLGINIVFFILQLLIPGFQKLLMLISSKVVAGEVWRIFTSMFLHGSFGHLLFNMYALMIFGPLIEARIGRKRFWFAYFLAGLVAALAYIGYSYVIGTPDAAAVGASGAIMGILGLVILLLPNLRVLFFFVIPMSMRTAGILFATIDFVGLFNPASSVAHVAHLGGLAVGLLFGWWLLKKKKVFIQKFTQQGFGSGRRTVRVNLGRGDTPPRTNSTTNKKSSDYSKTIELTKDELDDYFKYGKI from the coding sequence ATGAATGTAAAACGTCAGCAAGAAGTAATTAAAACAAGAAGTCCCACGCTGGTATTATTAGGGATAAACATCGTATTTTTCATTTTACAATTACTTATACCTGGCTTTCAAAAACTACTTATGCTGATATCAAGCAAAGTGGTGGCAGGAGAAGTATGGAGAATATTTACTTCGATGTTTCTTCACGGCAGCTTTGGCCATTTACTCTTTAACATGTATGCACTTATGATTTTTGGTCCGCTTATTGAAGCGAGAATTGGAAGAAAAAGATTTTGGTTTGCATATTTTCTAGCTGGACTCGTTGCAGCACTAGCCTACATTGGTTATAGTTATGTGATAGGAACGCCTGATGCTGCAGCAGTTGGTGCAAGTGGCGCTATAATGGGTATACTTGGTCTAGTTATATTGTTGTTGCCTAACTTGCGTGTACTCTTCTTTTTTGTCATTCCAATGAGCATGAGAACTGCAGGAATTTTATTTGCAACAATAGACTTTGTCGGGCTTTTTAACCCAGCATCCAGTGTTGCACATGTTGCTCACCTTGGAGGGTTGGCGGTAGGACTGCTTTTTGGCTGGTGGTTACTAAAGAAAAAAAAGGTGTTTATTCAAAAATTTACTCAACAAGGATTTGGAAGTGGTCGTCGAACAGTACGGGTAAATCTTGGTCGTGGAGATACTCCACCACGAACAAATTCAACAACGAACAAAAAATCATCCGATTATTCAAAAACTATTGAGCTTACTAAAGATGAATTAGACGATTATTTTAAATATGGGAAGATTTAA
- the infB gene encoding translation initiation factor IF-2, with the protein MNNIRSPIVSVLGHVDHGKSSVLDAIRDTNILASEAGAITQAIGASIVPLETIQKKCGTLLKNMGITLTIPGLLFIDTPGHAAFTSLRKRGGNLADIAIVVVDINEGFKPQTIEAIEILRAAKTPFIIAANKLDLIPRFQSQDTSKQVLGLIGTQNPAVQQVIDTKIYELVGQIHEKFGMQAERFDRVSDFTQQISIIPLSAKKSLGLAELLMVISALAQKFLEKNLLLDETGRAKGTVLEVKEEQGLGTTMDVIIYNGQLKVNDIVVIGTQDGPLVTRVKAMFEPEAHNEMRDKKSSFRSVKEVIAATGVKLSCPEHKGVMSGMPLMSATSPDEINTAKEFITQEINNTNIILDNEGIIIKADNIGSLEALSVLLGEKNFKIRKASVGPISKKDITDAESNYETNPLTAAILGFNIPQVNGGKFVKVITSPVIYHLIEQYEEWSITKEKEIAAKSLEGLMRPCKIQVLANCIFRQSNPCVAGVEIKEGILKTNMPLIKNSGEKISFVKEMQLDKKNVKEAEKGKQVAVSIPNITGGRQLNEEDVLYSDIPPPDFRKLKKHSKLLTPEEIELLKEIAEIKRKQDPFWGK; encoded by the coding sequence ATGAACAATATAAGAAGTCCTATCGTTTCCGTTCTAGGTCATGTCGACCATGGCAAATCATCTGTTCTAGATGCAATTAGAGATACAAACATCCTTGCTTCAGAAGCCGGGGCAATCACGCAAGCAATCGGTGCATCTATTGTACCTTTAGAAACTATTCAAAAAAAATGTGGAACACTCCTTAAAAATATGGGTATTACTCTAACAATTCCAGGTTTACTTTTTATTGATACGCCAGGTCACGCGGCATTCACTTCTCTTCGAAAACGCGGAGGCAACCTTGCAGACATTGCAATTGTTGTAGTTGATATTAATGAAGGTTTTAAACCACAAACTATTGAAGCAATTGAAATTCTTCGTGCTGCAAAAACCCCTTTTATTATTGCAGCAAACAAGCTTGATCTTATTCCTCGTTTCCAATCACAAGATACTAGCAAACAAGTTCTTGGTCTCATCGGAACTCAAAATCCTGCTGTACAACAAGTTATCGATACCAAAATTTATGAGCTCGTCGGGCAAATTCATGAAAAATTTGGTATGCAGGCAGAACGTTTTGATAGAGTATCAGATTTCACCCAACAAATTTCTATTATTCCACTTTCTGCAAAGAAAAGTCTCGGACTTGCTGAACTTTTAATGGTTATTAGCGCGCTTGCACAAAAATTTCTTGAAAAAAATCTCTTGCTTGATGAAACAGGTAGAGCAAAAGGAACTGTGCTAGAGGTCAAAGAAGAACAAGGCCTTGGCACAACAATGGATGTTATTATATACAACGGCCAACTCAAAGTCAACGATATAGTAGTCATCGGAACACAAGACGGTCCCCTCGTAACACGCGTTAAAGCAATGTTTGAGCCAGAAGCACATAATGAAATGCGCGATAAAAAATCTTCCTTTCGATCAGTTAAAGAAGTCATCGCAGCAACAGGAGTAAAACTTAGTTGTCCCGAACATAAAGGTGTCATGTCAGGTATGCCACTTATGAGCGCAACATCACCTGATGAAATAAACACTGCAAAAGAATTTATTACTCAAGAAATAAATAATACTAATATCATTCTCGATAATGAAGGCATTATTATTAAAGCAGATAACATTGGCAGTCTTGAAGCATTAAGTGTCTTACTTGGAGAAAAAAATTTTAAAATTAGAAAAGCTAGTGTTGGCCCCATTAGTAAAAAAGACATCACAGATGCTGAAAGTAACTATGAAACTAACCCCTTAACAGCAGCAATTCTTGGTTTTAACATTCCACAAGTTAATGGTGGAAAATTTGTCAAAGTAATTACTAGCCCTGTCATTTATCATCTTATTGAACAATACGAAGAATGGTCTATTACAAAAGAAAAAGAAATTGCTGCAAAGAGTCTTGAAGGACTCATGCGTCCTTGTAAAATTCAAGTACTAGCTAATTGTATTTTTCGTCAATCGAACCCTTGCGTTGCAGGAGTAGAAATTAAAGAAGGGATTCTAAAAACAAATATGCCACTTATAAAAAATAGTGGTGAAAAAATATCTTTTGTTAAAGAAATGCAACTTGATAAAAAGAACGTAAAAGAAGCAGAAAAAGGAAAACAAGTTGCAGTATCCATTCCTAACATAACAGGTGGTCGTCAACTTAATGAAGAAGATGTTCTTTACAGCGATATCCCCCCTCCTGATTTTCGCAAACTTAAAAAACACAGTAAACTTTTAACTCCTGAAGAAATAGAATTGCTTAAAGAAATCGCTGAAATCAAACGTAAACAAGATCCATTCTGGGGAAAAT
- a CDS encoding 30S ribosomal protein S8e — MAILQLRSKRKATGGRYKRVQVKRLGQLGRLPALTKVAPLKVKQERTVGGNTKDKLLSADKVNLFDPATKKHEVVAITTILENPANRHFVRRNILTKGSIVETAKGKARITSRPGQNTYVDAILVK; from the coding sequence ATGGCAATACTACAATTACGTTCAAAACGAAAAGCGACTGGAGGACGATATAAACGTGTTCAAGTAAAACGTTTAGGACAACTTGGTCGACTTCCAGCACTAACAAAAGTTGCACCACTAAAAGTTAAGCAAGAACGAACAGTCGGTGGCAATACAAAGGACAAGCTTCTTTCTGCAGATAAGGTAAATTTATTTGATCCAGCAACTAAAAAACATGAAGTGGTTGCAATAACAACTATTTTAGAAAATCCTGCAAACCGACATTTTGTACGGCGTAACATCTTAACCAAAGGAAGCATTGTAGAAACAGCAAAAGGTAAAGCAAGAATTACGAGCCGACCAGGACAAAACACGTACGTTGATGCGATTTTAGTAAAATAA
- a CDS encoding patatin-like phospholipase family protein yields MVRKNDLTTADLDWIKSKRVGLVLSGGGGHGFGELGAVKVLEEYGIIPVAITGCSVGSLIGTCVASGKSILVAEEEFTSLNPFLLADFTIKGLGFLKGDRLIRHILNILEVNSFKDLNIPLTVIATNINNGKVRAFNRGKLHPVLGASIAVPGLFAPKKIGTQYYADGGLYSPIPIEFLPPGLDVIIVVDVSERWQAITSVSSAFHVLQNSVRIMTHALTKRILQQATKKHNLILIEPPIQSYSFFDIRSKHVKEMIKIGEQSTRKALKNGIRRLRRAERRLTSQNALPK; encoded by the coding sequence ATGGTGAGAAAAAACGATTTAACAACAGCAGATTTAGATTGGATAAAAAGTAAACGAGTAGGATTAGTTCTTAGTGGTGGCGGAGGTCACGGTTTTGGAGAACTTGGCGCTGTTAAAGTTTTAGAGGAATATGGCATCATTCCTGTAGCCATTACTGGTTGTTCAGTTGGTTCACTTATTGGAACATGTGTTGCTTCAGGAAAATCAATTCTAGTTGCTGAAGAAGAATTCACTTCTTTAAATCCATTTCTTTTAGCAGATTTTACCATAAAAGGATTAGGTTTTTTGAAAGGTGATAGGCTCATACGACACATTCTAAATATTTTAGAAGTAAACTCATTTAAAGATCTTAACATACCATTAACAGTTATTGCGACAAATATTAACAATGGGAAAGTACGAGCGTTTAATCGAGGAAAATTACATCCAGTACTTGGTGCAAGTATTGCAGTTCCAGGACTATTCGCACCTAAAAAAATTGGTACACAATACTATGCGGACGGAGGACTTTATTCACCCATTCCTATAGAATTCTTGCCACCGGGTTTAGATGTTATTATTGTTGTAGATGTGTCTGAGCGATGGCAGGCCATCACTAGTGTATCTAGTGCATTTCACGTGTTGCAAAATAGCGTACGGATAATGACTCATGCATTAACGAAACGAATTTTACAGCAAGCTACTAAAAAACACAATCTTATTCTTATAGAACCCCCTATTCAATCTTATAGTTTCTTTGATATTCGAAGTAAACATGTTAAGGAGATGATTAAAATAGGAGAACAATCAACGAGAAAGGCTCTAAAGAACGGTATCCGACGTTTAAGACGGGCTGAGCGAAGACTTACCAGTCAAAACGCGTTGCCAAAATAA